TGGAGAATTGTTGACGCAAGTATCCGTAGTTTCATGAGTCCACAGCAGGTTCGCTGGAGATGCAGGCTTATGGGCCTGAAATGTCCTTGCGAGGAGCTCATCTACCGTCACATCTGGGAGGACAAGCGGCATGGCGGAGACCTCTACAAATGCCTAAGGCACAAGAACAAGAAATACGCATCCAGGGGTCGTAAGAACGACTACAGAGGAAGGATTGTCGGCCTAGTATCTATTGACAAGCGACCTGCGATCGTTGATAAAAAGGAACGTTTCGGTGACCTTGAGGTAGACCTTGTCATCGGTAAGGATCACAAGGGAAAGCTGCTCACCATAAACGACAGGGCAACGAACCAAAGCTGGATTAGAAAAATCGGAAGCAAGAATTCTGACGAGGTTGCAGCTGCCATCGTGGAAACCCTTCTCCCGTACAAGGGGTTGCTTAAGACGATAACTTCAGATAACGGAAGGGAGTTT
This is a stretch of genomic DNA from Fibrobacter sp. UWEL. It encodes these proteins:
- a CDS encoding IS30 family transposase, producing the protein WRIVDASIRSFMSPQQVRWRCRLMGLKCPCEELIYRHIWEDKRHGGDLYKCLRHKNKKYASRGRKNDYRGRIVGLVSIDKRPAIVDKKERFGDLEVDLVIGKDHKGKLLTINDRATNQSWIRKIGSKNSDEVAAAIVETLLPYKGLLKTITSDNGREFADHVIVAKALGIKYYFAHPYHSWERGANENMNGLIRQFIPKGAKIE